ATCAAAGGGATCATTCCGGCAACCAAAGCGATGGTCGTCATCAAGATCGGCCGCAGTCTGTCGCGGTTCGACTGAATGATCGCGTCATAGCGGCCAAGCCCCTGCGAACGGAGAGTGTTCGTATGGTCGATCTGAAGGATCGCGTTTTTCTTGACAACCCCGAAAAGGAGCAAAAGCCCCAGCCCAGAAAAGATGTTTACGGTCTGTCCGGCGATCAGCAGGCTGACAATGCCGAACGGGATCGACAATGGAAGCGTAAGCAGGATCGTCACCGGATGGATGAACGATTCGAACTGGGCGGCGAGTACGATGTACATGAAAATGAACGAAAGTACGATCGCAAGAGCAAAATAGTAGAGCGATTTACCGAGCTCTTTAGATTGGCCGACGTAACCCGTCGTGTATCCGGCCGGAAGATTCAGTTCCTTAACGAACTTATCGATCTCGGCGGTTATGCTCGTTGCCGATCCGCCGGGCCGCGTGTTTGCCAGCAGTGTTACCTGCCGCTGGCGGTTCGTCCTTTCGATCGAGCTCGGGCTTGTGCCCTCGATACCCTTGACGAGGCGGTCGAGCGAGACCCATCCAAGTTTCGTCGAGGGCACGATCATTCGCTTCAGCCCCTCGATGTCCGAACGATAGTTGCCCGTCGCCCTGACGACGACGTCAAACTGATCGGCACCTTCGTTGAACGTGGTGGCTTCCTGGCCGGCAACGAGCGTGTTGAGAGCCTGCGAGATGTCGCCGACCTTAACGCCCAGGTCAGACGCCTTTTCACGGTCGATCTCGAGCTGAAGTTCGGGCTTGCCGCTGATCAGGGTCGAATCGACGTCAACCGCATCGGGCACCGTTTTCATCCGCTCGATGATCTTCGAAGAGTACTCCTCGAGCTTCTTGAGGTCAGGCCCCGCGATGAGAAATTGAACGTTGGCGTTCCTGAAACCGCCGCCCGAAAATGCGGCGACCTGCTGAACTGCGGTACGAAGTTCGGCCGGAAATTGCTTGAGCAATTCACGCGTCTCGCTCATCAGTTCTTCCTGCGACCGTTCTCGATCCTTAATGTCTGTGAGCTTTACGTAGATGCTTCCGCTATTAACGACGAGATCTTGTCCGCCGCCGGCCGTAACAAGCGTATCTGTGACGCCGGGCTGCTTTCTGATCTCGCTTGCTATCCGCTCGAGCGTCAGCGAGGTCGCGCCAAGGCTGTAGCCCTCGGGTGCCCTCACCGAGACCTCGAACTGCGACTGATCGTCGACCGGCAGAAAGTTCTTACCGACGTATGTGAAAAGCGGAATGATCGACAGAAATACCAAAATGCACAACGTGACGATCAGCCACCTGCGAGCCATTGAGAATCTGAGCAACGCGGTATAACCATCGAGGACATGTCTGAACCAGCCCGTTTCTTTTGAGTCGTGGTGCGCGTGATGAGCCGGCGTTTCCGAATGCTCCGCAACCACAGTGTCGGATTCGATGACCTCGGCGACGTCGCCTGCCGGCTCGTCTTTCGGTCTTTTGATCAATCGGGCCGCAAGCATCGGCGTCAGTGTGAACGACACGATCAGCGAAACACCGACGGCGAATGATGCCGTCAGACCGAAGCTTGACATGAATCGCCCGACGATACCCTGCATGAACCCGATCGGGACAAACACCGCCATCAGCGACAGCGTTGTCGCAAGAACGGCGAGCCCGATCTCTCGCGTTCCTTCGATCGCCGCCTGAAATGGGTTCATTCCCTTTTCTTCGACGAAACGGTAAATGTTCTCGAGCACAACTATAGCGTCGTCGATCACGATGCCGACCATCAGCGTGAGGGCGAGCATCGTTATCGAGTTGAGCGTATAGCCCATTGCGAACATCAATGCGAAGGTCGAGATGATCGAGGTCGGGATCGCGAGTGCGGCGATAAACGTCGATCGAAAACTCCAGAGAAAGAAAAATACGACGATCGAAGCAAAGATAGAACCAAGGACCAAATGTTCTTCGAGCGCGGCGACCGAGTTCTCGATGAATATCGAGTTGTCGCCGATGATCCGCATCTCATAACCGGGCGGCAGGGTCGGTTCGATCTCTTTCAATCGCTCCTTTATCTCGCGTGCAACGGCGACCGTGTTCTGCCCTGATTGTTTTGCGACTATCAGCGTTACGGCAGGCTTTCCGTTGAGCCGAGCTTCGGATCGGATCTCTTCCGCCCCATCTTCGACATAGCCGATGTCCCTGACCTTTACCTGGTATTCGCCACGTGCCGCAACCACGACATTCGCAAATTCTTCGGGCTTTCTGATCTTACCCATCGTCCTTACGGCCGTCTCTTTTTGTCCTTCGTCGAGACGCCCGCTCGGAAACTCGAGATTTTGAATTCGCAAGCCGTTCGATACCTCTGCCGGGGTGATGTTGTAAGAACGCAGCTTGTCGGGATCGACCCAGACGTTTATTTGCCGCTCTTGTCCGCCTATCAGCGTGATCTGGCCGACCCCGCTTACTGATTCGATGCGCTCCTTGATCTTGTCTTTTGCGACCTGCGTTACGTCGCGAAGCGATGTCGGCGCCGACACCGTTATGCGAAGGACCGGTGCCGCATCAGTGTCAAGCTTTATGACGGTAGGCTGTTCGGCCGTAACCGGCAGCCGCGGGATGACGCTCTGCACCTTCTGCTGGACCTCGTTGAACGCGACCTCGACGTCCTTCTCAAGCAAAAACTGTACGAAAACACGCGAGACACCCTCGATCGACGATGACCGAAGTTCATCGATCCCGCTTATCGTATTTACGGCTTCCTCGATCTTGTCGGTGATCTCGGTCTCGATCTCCTCGGGTGATGCTCCCGGGTTTACGACCGTGACCGTCAGCGTCGGAAAATCGATCTTCGGAAAGAGATCGACACCGAGACTAAGAAAAGAGAACGCACCGACGACCACGAGCGAGAGGATCAACATCGTGGCAAAGACGGGCCTTTTAACACATACTTCTGCTAACCACTGCATAAATCAAAACTCTCCAGATCAACTAAGCCTCAGCTGCCGTTTTCAGCGCCTTATTCATTTCGATGAATCCTTTTCGGGTATCTTCTTCGAGCATTCGCCACAAGATCGGCACCAGTATTCCCGTAAACTCCTCGCGATGAATGAATCGCGTCGTGTCATTATCGATCGGCTCTAGCCGGAATTCGTGTTTTCCGTCGAACAGACCGCCGATAAGCAGCTTCCCTTTCCACACAAACGCCTCATGCTTCTCAAACCGTACGATCTCGGGCTTAAGGGTAATGCCCTTTCCATCGCCCGGTTTGATATGAACCGTGAGTCTGCCGCCAACCACCTTTTCACCCTCGATCTTCCGAACGAACGGATTCCATTCCGGATATCGGTCAAAGTCGGCCAGGATCTCCCAGACGCGCTCGCGTCCGGCGGCGATCTCGATCTCGGTCGAAAGCACCTTCATACGATCACTGCCTTACCAGGACGCCGTCCGTGAGCAAGTTAAGGTTGCTCGTTGCGACGGTGTCGCCTTCGACCACCCCGTTCTTTACCTGGATCATATTGTTCTCGAGCAGCCCAAGCTGAACGATCTGCTCGCGTGCCGTTCCATCCTTGATCAGATAGACCCGATTGACGTCGCCGTCCGTCCGCACCGCGGTCACCGGTATCATTACCGCCGGTTCAGGTTTCGATTGTGTGATCCGAACGGTCGCGAATTGTCCCGGTTTCAACAAGCCGTCGACATTCTGTACTTCCGCTTCGACGAGCATCGTCCTTGCCTGCTGATTGACCGATGGAGCGATCCGGACAATGCGCCCGGCAAAGCTGCGTTCCGGGTAGGCGCTCGTTTGCAGCGATATTCCCTGTCCGGTCGCGACCTTGCCGACGGTCTGTTCCGGAATGTCGATCTTCACCCTGAGCGTCGAAGTTCTAACGATCGTCGCGATCTTCGAATTCGGAACGTTCGGCGAAATGTATTCGCCGAGGTCGGCATTGCGCTCAGAAACGAAGCCGCTGATCGGAGCATAGACGATCGTATCGGTCACTGATTTTTGCGCCTGTGCGATCGCGGCCTCGCTTGTTCGGATGGTCGCCCGAACGCTGTTCGCCGCCGCCCTTGCCGAATCGACCGCCGCCTGAGCCGTGTTGATCGCACGTATGGCTACCGCCGCATTCGACCGAGCCTCGTCCAACTGGCCAAGCAAAGCGTCGCGCTGCGATTTGCGCTGATCGTAAGCCGAACGCGAAACGTCGCCTGTTTCGAGGAGCTTTTCGGTCCGCCGCAGTTCCTTTTCAGCGAGTTCGAGCTGTGCGGTCACCGATTTGACCTGCGAAAAGTCTTTGATCTGGAATGTCTCGCCATCCCTTACGCCGAGCCGTGCCTGCGTTTGCCGCAAGCTGGCAAGGGCCTGATCGACGTTGGCATCGGCCTGCAGAACCGCCTGTCGCTGCTGCTCAAGTTGCGCCCGAGCCTGCTCGAGCCGAATATTTGCATCTCGCGAATCGAGCCGCACGAGAACATCGCCCTGATTCACATAGCTGCCGATATCAAAATTCACCTCGACGATCTTGCCGCCGACGGCGGGCGCCACATCTGTCTGGGCATCGCTTGCGAGGTTGCCGGTCGCCTCGATGTACGACGGTATCGCCTGTATCGACGCCTGCGCCGTCGTTATGTCGATGGTCGTCGGCACATTGTTTGCGGAGTTGTTCGTGGCCGAATTGGCCTGCGAACCACATCCGGCGGCGATCATCGACAAGGTCGATATAAATGCGATCACCGCGAAAAGTAAGATTCGATTTCTCATGGTCTTCGTCTGCTCAACGAGCAAAAATATTATTCCCTCTAAACTATTTGAGTACGCCGCGGAGCAGTATCTCAGCAAAATTCTTCGCGGCCTCTTCGTTCGAAATATCAAGGATCCTCTTTTTCTTGTCCCAGAGAATGTTGTTAAGCGAGTGATGGATCAGCATTCCAAGAAATGAGCGGACAATGATCCGCGGGTGCATTTCGCGCATTGCTCCGTCAGCCTGCCGGCGCTCGATATAGCCGCCGATGAAATCGTAGACCTTCGAGACGAACTCATTGAAGAACCGGTCTGCAAGATCGTGCTCCTCAAGCGCCGAATAGAACAAGAGACGCATGAAACCGACGTCGGCTTCGTGTTTGTTCAGAGCCTGGAGGGCAAAGTTATAAAAGACAGCGTGATCGTCCTTTTCCTCGATCGCCCTGAGAAGCTCTGCGTTGCCCTCCCAAGGGTATTGGTGAAGCCCGTCCTCGCACGACTTGCTGTGCAGGATCGCACCGTAAAGCTCATCCTTGGTCGAAAAATGTCGAAAGACCATCGCTTCAGATACGCCCGCCGCGTTCGCGATCTGCTTTGTCGTCGTGCCGCTAAAGCCGTGACGAGAGAAAAGCTCGACAGCTGTCGTCAGTATCTGTTCACGCCGCTCATCGCCAGACATTCGGCCTCCGCGGTCACAATTGAATAGGTCTTTGATCAATTTTGCTCCTTAAATCAATGTTAAGTAAGTGCTTACTTACTCGGAATCGGTAGATTCTCATTTCCGGGATCGTAATGTCAAGCAAAAATTCGGTCCCGGACCAAAAGACGCATTTTCCGGGCATTACCGGCAATGTCTTCGCTCCGGAGAGATCCATGGTTTCGTATTGATCCGAACTTTTCGTGAGAAAATTCGTTACAACTGTCTGATGTTGTGAATCATCCGAAATGGCGTAAAATGCGGTGCCGATCTGGCCATACAGCGCACATAGGATCGAAACAGCAGCAAAAAGGAGTAGGAAAAAATGTCAGAATTCGAAGAGGAAGTAAAAAAGGCGGAGAAAGAGCTCGAACAGAGCCTTGTTCCGGTTGGTGGGGAATTTTCAAACCGCGTCAATGATGACGAGTATTTAGGAGATCTAAGAATGCAGGCACAGGAATACGGTCAGAAGTTTCAGGATGCGGCAAGCAAGGCCGCCGATTTCGCAAATGAGAAATTCGCGCAGGCAAGCGACAAGTTCAAGGAATTGCAGAACAAGGATCCGAAAGAGTTGATCGAAGATGCAAAAGAATTTGCCCGTCAAAAGCCCGGTCAGACGATCCTGATATCGGCAGCCATCGGCCTCGTATTGGGATTTTTGCTTAGACGAAAGTAACGGTCGTTCTGTTAGGACGCGCGACAAAGGCGGCCATTTCGATGGCCGCCTTTGTGTTTGTGTTGGTCCCAGATCTATTCTTGGGCGTGAATCAAACGCCGTGTCTTATCGCCGAATAGTACGTCGATCTTCTGAGCTTCGATCACAGCGGTGACTTCGCCATGTCCAAAGACCGAATGTGTCATGGCCTGGCCTTTTTTATACTTTCGGGTGCGGTCATACGGCGAGGCTGCCTTTGCCTTACCGACAGCGACCGAGGTTTTCACACCTCGATTGAAGGTGCTGGCGGCCTCACACGTGTCACAAGTCGCTTTTGAGATCTTCCCAAGTTTTGTAACTGTCTCGATCGTGTGCGGCTGTTCAACATCGCAACCCGAACACATCATGGTGATCGAATCACCTACTGCATACTTTTCAGCTTTCATATTCCTTTCTCCGTTTTACCGGCGTCTGCGGCCGCCGAACGAGCGAAACGTCCGTTTCGGGACGAATTTAGCTGCCGGCTTGACCGGTGCGCTAATGACACCGCCAAAATCCGGCAACAGGACGCGCTCGACGCTTTGCCCGGTCAACCGTTCAATATCGCGCATCGAATGTTCCTCTGCGGTGGTAAATAGAGTTATCGCTCGCCCTATATTGCCCGCCCGCCCGGTCCTTCCGATACGATGAACGTAATCTTCCGGGGCCACCGGTATATCATAGTTTATCACATGTGAGACCGAATCTATATCGATCCCGCGTGCCGCAACGTCGGTCGCAACGAGGATCCGTGTCCGCCCGTTCTTGAACTCGCGAAGGGCCGATTCGCGTTGCGATTGCGAACGGTCGCCATGGATGCGGTTCGATCGGTGAGATCGCTTTTCAAGAACATGTGCGATACGGTCGGCACCGCGTTTTGTCCTGGTAAAGACCAGAACACGTTCAAAATTCTCTCTTTCGAGAAGGTCCAGCAGCAGCGGCATCTTCATCTGCTGTGCAACGGGATAAGCCGTTTGTTCGATAGTAACTGCCGCCTTGCCGCGGGCACTTACCTCGACGTATGTCGGGTCGGTGACTATCTGACGGGCGATGCGTTCGATATCCGGGGCCATCGTGGCCGAAAAGAACAGGGTCTGACGATCGGCCGGAACAGCCTTCACGATCCGTTTGATCGCTGGCAGGAAGCCCATATCGAGCATTCGGTCAGCCTCATCGAGCACGAGCGTGGTCAGTTTGCTGAAATTGACCATGCCTTGCTCCATAAAGTCGATCAGCCTGCCGGGTGTTGCGATCAGAATGTTTACGCCGCCCTCGAGCGCCTTGATCTGTTTGCCGTAGCTCGAACCGCCGATCACGGCAGCACAGGTGATGCTTTTCGGGGCGAATTTACGGCATTCCGCATCGATCTGGTTTGCCAGTTCGCGGGTAGGCGCCAGTATCAGGACCGACGTTCCACGCTGTTTGCTTTCATTGAGCCGCTGTAGGATCGGCAGCAGGAATGCGGCCGTTTTGCCGGTCCCGGTCTCAGCGGTCCCGATGACGTCGCCGCGATCCAATATGACCGGAATAGCCTGTTTTTGGATGGGTGTAGGCTCGGTGTAACCCATTTGCTCGCACTTTGCCGTTAAAAACGGCTGCAAGCCAAGTTCACTAAAATTCATTTGTATTTAACTATATTAGTTCCACCGAAGAACTCGATCTGGTGGCGGATGCCCGGCTTTTTCGCAAGGCAGATCACGCGACCATCATAAGCACAGTTGGCGCAGACCTATGTCGGCGCTCTGCATATGCAGTTCATCAGTGATTATTTAAGAAGTTCTCTTACGGTGGGTTAAAACTTTCGGTGTAACGGTTGCAGCGAAGGACCAACGTTCGAAGGCACAAGACAATGTCAAATGCCCCTTCTGACAGGTATTAACGGACCATCTCTCGTTCCTATCCTAACGCCGTTCACGATGAAGGCATATTACCGTCGACAAAAGAGTGATGGAATTATCAAATTGTGAGATTACAACAATTTACGGAAAGTTGCAAGCTATTTCGATGCCAACCATTCCGCCGCCACGTCTTTCGTTAGGCGATTGTTGCTATCGACCTCGTAGTTCATCTTCCGCATCGCTTCAGTCGAGATCGCATCGGCAAGCCGGTCGAATGTCGGCTTAAGCATCGTGGTAAGATCGCTGCGGGCAATGAAAACGGCCTGGTACGGCGGAAAAAAGCGTTTGTCGTCTTCGAGTTGGAAAAGGTCAAGAGCCGAAATAAGGCCGTCTGTGGAATTACCGGCGATGATGTCGAGTTCGCCCGATCGCAAGGCCCGATACGTCAGCGAAAGATCCATTTCCCGCGGCTGCCTTGCAAAATCAAACCCGTATGCTTTCGCAAAACCGCGATAGCCGTCTGCCCGCGACATGAAATCTTGTCCGAACCCGGCTTGCCATTCCCGCGATATCTTTACAGCATCGGTGATCGTCCGGAGGCCTTGTGAACGAGCCAATTCACCGCGAACAAGTATCGCGAAGTCGTTCGAGAAACCGAGCGGCGGGCTAAGCGTCAAACCGAAATTTGTTTCATATGCGGCCTTCGTCTGGTCATAGACGGCCTGCGGATCGGTTATCGGTGTTTTCTTGAGGATCGCGGTAAAGGCCGTTCCGGTATATTCAGGATAAACATCTATCTGCTTTGCGATCAGGCCTTCGTGTGCGAGATTGCCGCCGAGTTCGAACTGCCTGACAACTTCGAAGCCTTCCTTTTCGAGCATCTGAGCGAGAATTTCGGCAAGAACGACCGATTCGGTAAAGTCCTTTGAACCGATCACTATCCGTCCTCGCCCGGTCGGGAGTTCGACGCCTGTCGAGTTCGCGTTTTCAGATCGGTTCCATCGATCCGATAGATAACCAAACCCTGTTGCCGCGACCAGAAAACCCGCGATCCCATAGCCGATGAACCGCCGCCGCATACGGTTCGGTCTGTCGGTCATAGCGTATGACCGCTCGATCTGCCCGAGGCCAAGGTCGAAAAGCAGCGCGAGCAAAGCCGAAGCCAATGCACCCGCGATCAGCAAGTTATTGTCGTTTTGCCTTAATCCGCGGAAAATATAAGTCCCTAGCCCGCCTGCGCCGACCGCCGCCGCAACTGTAGCAACGCCGACAGAAATAACGACGGCTACCCGAATTCCCGTAAATATCACGGGCATCGCGAGCGGCAGTTCGACCAGGGTCAGCCGCTGCCGATCGGTCATACCGATCGCTTTTGCCGCTTCGGTCACCTTTGGGTCGATCCCTGAAATGCCTGTAACGGTGTTCTTGATCACGGGCAACAGCGCGTAAAGTGCCAATGCAATGATCGCAGTTCGGGCCCCGATGCCGCCGATGAAGGGCAGCGGGATCAGCAGACCGAACAAGGCCAGGCTCGGAACCGTCTGCATTACGTTCGCAATGCCCAAGACAGGCGCTTGCAGCTTTTTGATGCGGGTAAGGGCGATGCCCAACGGCAGCCCGACGGCTACGGCTATTGCGGTCGAAAGGAGAACGATGAACACATGCTCGCGCGTCAACACCAGCAATTCGTGAAGATTATCGCGGATGAATTGTATTAGATCGGCCATTCTCGATCGACCATGACTAACGAGCCGTTAAGATACCTTCGGGTAGGTCGGCAAGAACTTCGGAGCGACCCGGCCTTTCGTTCTCTGCTCGAACGCGTATGCGTATTTGATAAGCGAAGGTTCAGTGAACGCTTTGCCAAAAAATGCCATTCCCGAAGCCGTGTTCTCGCGTAATCCGGTCGGGACGGTTATGAAGGGGTAACCGGCGACCGCGGCGATCGACCATACCGCTCCGCTCGTTGGCGCAACGATCGCATCTAATTTGTCCTTTACGACAACGGCATCGATGCCGTCCTCGCGGGTTGCCTTTCTTATTCTTGCCAGCGAATCAAGATATGCTTTTTCCGTCAGCTCGCCCTTTTCCTGTGCTTGAATGAACAGCTCCTGCCCAAAAAGCGTCAGCTCTTTTTCTTTGTTATCTTCATTGAACTTGATCAGATCTGCCAGCGACCTATATTTCGCCCCGCGTCCGGCAAGATATTTGTTCAGGTCGGCCTTGAATTCGTAAAGTAAGACATTGAGACGATCGGCCGAAAGATCTGCGTAATTCGGTTCGAAACGCACATCGATCAGGGTCGCGCCAGCCGATCGCAACGCTTCGATGAACGGTTCGAAATAGGCTTTTATTTCGGGTCGCGTCGTGAACTGCATGGCGAGCCCGAGCCTTGCTCCTTTCAGGCCGTTGACGTCAAGGACCCTGGTGTAGTCTTTCGGCGTCATCTTAACTGCAGCAGCGGTTATCGCGTCCGTCCGGTCGCGTCCGACCATTGCTCCGAGCATTATGGCTGCGTCGGCGACGGTTCGCGTCATCGGCCCGGCCGTATCCTGCGTATGTGCGATCGGGATAATGCCGCTTCGCGAGATCAGCCCGAGCGTCGGCTTCAGACCAACGACGCCATTCGTGACCGCCGGGCAGATTATCGACCCGTTGGTCTCGGTCCCGACTGCGGCCGCACAAAGATTTGCTGACGGGGCGACACCAGAACCAGAACTCGACCCGCAGGGATTCTGATCTAAGAAATACGGATTATTCGTCTGCCCGCCCCGTCCTGACCAGCCGCTGATCGAGCGATTGCCGCGAAAATTTGCCCATTCGCTGAGGTTCGTCTTTCCTATGATCACGGCGCCTGCATCGCGGAGCCGCTTAACGACAAAGGCGTCGCGTTTCGGAACGGGTGCGCCGACGAGCGCGAGCGAACCCGCGGTCGTCATCATCTTATCGGCCGTATCGATGTTGTCCTTTATCACGATCGGGATGCCGTGGAGCGGCGAACGCACTTTGCCGCGCTTCCGTTCGCTGTCCATCCGATCGGCGATCGACAGTGCGTCCGGGTTGATCTCGATGACCGAGCGGGTCTTTGTATCGATCTGCTTGATCCGCTCGAGATACATCTCGGTTAGCAGACGTGCCGAAAGATCGCCTGACCCAAGCTTTGCCTGCAGGCCGATGATGGTGGCTTCAACAAGCTCCGGGAACGGATCGCTGTTCATTGCTCCGGCGATCGATCTGCGTTCGGTGCCGAGTAAAGCGATCGCGGCGAGTCCGGCCGTTCCGTGTTTGAGAAATTCCCGTCTGTCAGTATTTTTTGTTTGCATGATCTTGATCGTTGCGTTCTGCCGCGCGTTTCGCGGCTCAAATAGTTTCAAGATACGCTCTCACAAGCGGTATCTCTGATGCCTCGAAGTCTGCCGGTTCGGCGTTCAGTACGATCTGTCCCTTTTCCATCAACACGATCCGCGTGCCGAGCAGCATCGCTTCGTGCAGATCGTGGGTCACAAAAACAGCGGTCTTTCCCATCCGAAGGACGATCGATGCGAATTCTTTCTGAAGTTTCGTTCGGGTCAACGGATCAAGGGCGCCGAATGGTTCATCAAGCAGGAGCAGTCCGGGGTCGGCAGCCAAAGCTCGGGCGACACCGATCCGCTGTCGTTGTCCGCCAGAGAGTTCGTGTGGGAACCGGTCTGCAAACCGCTCGGTAGCGAGGCCGACCAGCTCGAACAATTCATCGACACGAGCCTTCTTCTTTTCTTCGCTCCAGTGTTCGAGTCTTAAGATGATGCCGACATTCTCGGCCGCGGTCATATGCGGGAAGAGACCGCCGTCCTGAAGAACGTATCCCGTTTTTCGCCTCAACTCGATAGGGTCCCAATCGGTCGTCGGCCTGCCTTCGACCAATACATTTCCGGACGTCGGTTCGATAAGACGATTGATCAACCGCAGCGTGGTGGTCTTGCCGCAGCCCGATTCGCCCAGGAGCACGACGACCTCACCGCTTTCGATCTTGAGATCGATCTCGTTCAGGATGCGTACGCCGTCGATCTCGAACGAAACTCCCCGAAATTCAACTATTGGTCGTCTTTGATCAGGCATCGCATCGAGGGTCTATACGAGAGTATTCGTCATTCAAAGCACATTCATTCCCACTCGATCGTGCTCGGTGGTTTCGATGATATGTCATAGACCACGCGGTTCACCCCGCGGACCTCCGACGTAATTCTCGACGAGGCCTTGGCCAAAAAGTCGTGAGGGAGCCGGGCCCAGTCGGCGGTCATTCCGTCGGTCGAGGTTACGGCTCGAAGGGCGACGGTCTTTTCGTAGGTGCGAAAATCGCCCATCACTCCAACGGATTGTATCGGCAGCAGCACAGCGAATGCCTGCCAGACGTCTTTGTAGATGCCAAAATTGTGCAGCTCTTCGATAAAGATCTTATCGGCCTTCTGCAGCAGCTCGACCTTTTCGGGCGTGATATCGCCGAGGATGCGGACGCCGAGACCCGGGCCGGGAAACGGATGGCGTTCGAGTATCGTCTCCGGAATGCCGAGATCACGGCCGATCAGACGAACCTCGTCCTTGAACAATTCCCGCAGCGGTTCGATGAGTTTGAGGTTCATTTTCTCCGGCAAACCGCCGACGTTGTGGTGCGATTTTATCGTTACCGACGCACCGCGAAGCGAGACCGATTCGATAA
The DNA window shown above is from Chloracidobacterium sp. and carries:
- a CDS encoding efflux RND transporter permease subunit; translated protein: MQWLAEVCVKRPVFATMLILSLVVVGAFSFLSLGVDLFPKIDFPTLTVTVVNPGASPEEIETEITDKIEEAVNTISGIDELRSSSIEGVSRVFVQFLLEKDVEVAFNEVQQKVQSVIPRLPVTAEQPTVIKLDTDAAPVLRITVSAPTSLRDVTQVAKDKIKERIESVSGVGQITLIGGQERQINVWVDPDKLRSYNITPAEVSNGLRIQNLEFPSGRLDEGQKETAVRTMGKIRKPEEFANVVVAARGEYQVKVRDIGYVEDGAEEIRSEARLNGKPAVTLIVAKQSGQNTVAVAREIKERLKEIEPTLPPGYEMRIIGDNSIFIENSVAALEEHLVLGSIFASIVVFFFLWSFRSTFIAALAIPTSIISTFALMFAMGYTLNSITMLALTLMVGIVIDDAIVVLENIYRFVEEKGMNPFQAAIEGTREIGLAVLATTLSLMAVFVPIGFMQGIVGRFMSSFGLTASFAVGVSLIVSFTLTPMLAARLIKRPKDEPAGDVAEVIESDTVVAEHSETPAHHAHHDSKETGWFRHVLDGYTALLRFSMARRWLIVTLCILVFLSIIPLFTYVGKNFLPVDDQSQFEVSVRAPEGYSLGATSLTLERIASEIRKQPGVTDTLVTAGGGQDLVVNSGSIYVKLTDIKDRERSQEELMSETRELLKQFPAELRTAVQQVAAFSGGGFRNANVQFLIAGPDLKKLEEYSSKIIERMKTVPDAVDVDSTLISGKPELQLEIDREKASDLGVKVGDISQALNTLVAGQEATTFNEGADQFDVVVRATGNYRSDIEGLKRMIVPSTKLGWVSLDRLVKGIEGTSPSSIERTNRQRQVTLLANTRPGGSATSITAEIDKFVKELNLPAGYTTGYVGQSKELGKSLYYFALAIVLSFIFMYIVLAAQFESFIHPVTILLTLPLSIPFGIVSLLIAGQTVNIFSGLGLLLLFGVVKKNAILQIDHTNTLRSQGLGRYDAIIQSNRDRLRPILMTTIALVAGMIPLIMSTGAGSGTNRSIGVLVVGGQSLCLLLTLLAVPVFYSIFDDLSEMRLFQYVGRASDWLFGGIRRRFSQATSSLFGKS
- a CDS encoding SRPBCC domain-containing protein; protein product: MKVLSTEIEIAAGRERVWEILADFDRYPEWNPFVRKIEGEKVVGGRLTVHIKPGDGKGITLKPEIVRFEKHEAFVWKGKLLIGGLFDGKHEFRLEPIDNDTTRFIHREEFTGILVPILWRMLEEDTRKGFIEMNKALKTAAEA
- a CDS encoding efflux RND transporter periplasmic adaptor subunit encodes the protein MRNRILLFAVIAFISTLSMIAAGCGSQANSATNNSANNVPTTIDITTAQASIQAIPSYIEATGNLASDAQTDVAPAVGGKIVEVNFDIGSYVNQGDVLVRLDSRDANIRLEQARAQLEQQRQAVLQADANVDQALASLRQTQARLGVRDGETFQIKDFSQVKSVTAQLELAEKELRRTEKLLETGDVSRSAYDQRKSQRDALLGQLDEARSNAAVAIRAINTAQAAVDSARAAANSVRATIRTSEAAIAQAQKSVTDTIVYAPISGFVSERNADLGEYISPNVPNSKIATIVRTSTLRVKIDIPEQTVGKVATGQGISLQTSAYPERSFAGRIVRIAPSVNQQARTMLVEAEVQNVDGLLKPGQFATVRITQSKPEPAVMIPVTAVRTDGDVNRVYLIKDGTAREQIVQLGLLENNMIQVKNGVVEGDTVATSNLNLLTDGVLVRQ
- a CDS encoding TetR/AcrR family transcriptional regulator; the encoded protein is MIKDLFNCDRGGRMSGDERREQILTTAVELFSRHGFSGTTTKQIANAAGVSEAMVFRHFSTKDELYGAILHSKSCEDGLHQYPWEGNAELLRAIEEKDDHAVFYNFALQALNKHEADVGFMRLLFYSALEEHDLADRFFNEFVSKVYDFIGGYIERRQADGAMREMHPRIIVRSFLGMLIHHSLNNILWDKKKRILDISNEEAAKNFAEILLRGVLK
- a CDS encoding DEAD/DEAH box helicase, whose protein sequence is MNFSELGLQPFLTAKCEQMGYTEPTPIQKQAIPVILDRGDVIGTAETGTGKTAAFLLPILQRLNESKQRGTSVLILAPTRELANQIDAECRKFAPKSITCAAVIGGSSYGKQIKALEGGVNILIATPGRLIDFMEQGMVNFSKLTTLVLDEADRMLDMGFLPAIKRIVKAVPADRQTLFFSATMAPDIERIARQIVTDPTYVEVSARGKAAVTIEQTAYPVAQQMKMPLLLDLLERENFERVLVFTRTKRGADRIAHVLEKRSHRSNRIHGDRSQSQRESALREFKNGRTRILVATDVAARGIDIDSVSHVINYDIPVAPEDYVHRIGRTGRAGNIGRAITLFTTAEEHSMRDIERLTGQSVERVLLPDFGGVISAPVKPAAKFVPKRTFRSFGGRRRR
- a CDS encoding ABC transporter permease/substrate-binding protein, encoding MADLIQFIRDNLHELLVLTREHVFIVLLSTAIAVAVGLPLGIALTRIKKLQAPVLGIANVMQTVPSLALFGLLIPLPFIGGIGARTAIIALALYALLPVIKNTVTGISGIDPKVTEAAKAIGMTDRQRLTLVELPLAMPVIFTGIRVAVVISVGVATVAAAVGAGGLGTYIFRGLRQNDNNLLIAGALASALLALLFDLGLGQIERSYAMTDRPNRMRRRFIGYGIAGFLVAATGFGYLSDRWNRSENANSTGVELPTGRGRIVIGSKDFTESVVLAEILAQMLEKEGFEVVRQFELGGNLAHEGLIAKQIDVYPEYTGTAFTAILKKTPITDPQAVYDQTKAAYETNFGLTLSPPLGFSNDFAILVRGELARSQGLRTITDAVKISREWQAGFGQDFMSRADGYRGFAKAYGFDFARQPREMDLSLTYRALRSGELDIIAGNSTDGLISALDLFQLEDDKRFFPPYQAVFIARSDLTTMLKPTFDRLADAISTEAMRKMNYEVDSNNRLTKDVAAEWLASK